The Methanolobus sp. WCC4 genome includes the window GAGAATGTACTGGATCGAAGCGGAAATGGAGCAATTGGGAACATGGGAAGCACGCATAGAACTTATGGACGAGGATGTTTCTGCACTTGAGACATTATCCCACGATTCCGACCAACATGGCGACATAATAAAAAAATGGCTTATCAAAGCAAACATAAACATTCCTGAAGAAGCTCCGCATGGATTACCAAAACATATTTTCGACTTTGATGGAATGGCAGGTCCGGATATGTTCAGGACTATAATGAAATACGAGATACTTGCGATGAATGTCTATAAGGACATTAAGAAAGCAAAACCTGAAGTAATAAAAGAGATCCTACCCGATGAAAATGATGCAGATGAATTTCTGAATGATATGGAACAACTAATAAAAGATGAAGAGATGCATGCAGATATCTGCAAAAAGCAGACCGGCGGATTTGCAAAAGTAATGTATTGAAACCGCCTTTCAGCGGTTTCATTAATATGCCTGTTCTATGATCATTGTCTTCTGCTGAAGAAGAATGCCATTCCTATAATTGCTATCATTGGGATTGCAACTGTGGGGAATTCAGGGATCTCTTCCTGAACCTTTGCAGGCACTTCATCTTCAGGGATCTTGTCAGAATCCTTTGGTTCCTCAGCACACTCAAGAACACTTATCCTCTTTTCAACCGAATCGCTTGTTTCAGCATTAGAGACGGTCAGATTGACAACGTAAGTATCTTCTGTTGCATAGATGTGATCAGGATTCTGTTCCGTAGATGTATTTCCATCCCCGAAGTCCCAGGACCAGGAAGTTGCATTCTCTGAAATATCGGTGAAGTTCACGGTCAGACACTTAGTTTCATAGGAGAAATCTGCTACTACAATAGTTGTAGCCATTTCCTGTGCAATTACAGGAGTCTTCTTGTCATCTTCTTTCTCTTCTTCATCTTCTTCAGAACTTGCAGCAAAGCTGCCGCCGCCGCCATAATATGTGGATGTTGGCGTTGGTGCAGGAGCTGCCGGAGTGGAGTTCACTGTTGTAGTTGTTTGTTCAACAGGAGCTGGAGCAGCTTTCTGGGCAACAGCCACGGGTTCTTCGACAACCGGACCGCTATCGTCTGAATCAGGCTCCTCCTGAGCCGGAGCTGCCTGGAAATTCATGATGCCACTAAGCAACACCACCAGAGCGAGCATAATAATAATTGGTAAGATCAACTTTCTGTTCATTAAAGTACCACCTTTTTTATAAATATACAACCTTAAGTTACTGAACTTTGTTACTT containing:
- a CDS encoding PKD domain-containing protein: MNRKLILPIIIMLALVVLLSGIMNFQAAPAQEEPDSDDSGPVVEEPVAVAQKAAPAPVEQTTTTVNSTPAAPAPTPTSTYYGGGGSFAASSEEDEEEKEDDKKTPVIAQEMATTIVVADFSYETKCLTVNFTDISENATSWSWDFGDGNTSTEQNPDHIYATEDTYVVNLTVSNAETSDSVEKRISVLECAEEPKDSDKIPEDEVPAKVQEEIPEFPTVAIPMIAIIGMAFFFSRRQ